In one window of Microbacterium dextranolyticum DNA:
- a CDS encoding Na+/H+ antiporter NhaA has product MPLTRSPRFPAVLLLLAAATGLLLANSPMRDSVFEIADARVGVPGLIELSGRHVVSDGLLALFFFAAAVELRHELTRGRLASVRRALLPAVAAAGGVVVPVLVYLVIAGGSDTARGWPIPTATDVAFALGVLAVFGPGLPAGVRVFLLALAILDDVVGIVLIAVLFTAHLEVVPLGIAAILVVVFGWLSVRHVSMRASESVTVRVAWRVVLIALAVAVWGAVHASGVHATIAGVALGLAMTPRGAARARHALEPWVAVVVLPLFALTAALVPLPAASVTELSPAFWGVVVALPLGKLLGIAVATALGSVVLRVPHPERLAFGDLLAVAALGGIGFTVSLLLGDLAFAGQPDTRDQATLGVLAGSSIALVVAAMLVSWRSWHHRRARPVPATIPDIP; this is encoded by the coding sequence ATGCCGTTGACGCGCTCGCCCCGTTTCCCCGCCGTTCTGCTCCTGCTGGCCGCAGCGACCGGGCTGCTGCTCGCCAATTCGCCGATGCGCGACTCCGTCTTCGAGATCGCGGATGCCCGTGTCGGCGTGCCCGGGCTGATCGAGCTCTCGGGCAGACACGTCGTCTCGGACGGCCTCCTCGCGCTGTTCTTCTTCGCGGCCGCCGTCGAGCTGCGGCACGAGCTGACGCGCGGACGGCTGGCATCCGTTCGTCGCGCGCTGCTCCCGGCGGTTGCCGCCGCCGGCGGGGTCGTCGTGCCGGTCCTCGTCTACCTCGTGATCGCGGGCGGATCGGATACCGCGCGCGGCTGGCCGATCCCGACGGCGACCGACGTCGCGTTCGCGCTCGGCGTGCTGGCCGTGTTCGGGCCGGGCCTCCCGGCGGGCGTTCGCGTGTTCCTTCTCGCGCTGGCGATTCTCGACGACGTCGTCGGGATCGTGCTGATCGCCGTCCTGTTCACCGCGCACCTCGAGGTCGTGCCACTCGGCATCGCCGCGATCCTGGTCGTCGTCTTCGGATGGCTCAGCGTGCGGCACGTCTCGATGCGCGCGAGCGAGAGTGTCACGGTGCGCGTGGCCTGGCGCGTCGTCCTGATCGCGCTGGCCGTCGCCGTCTGGGGCGCCGTGCACGCATCGGGGGTGCACGCGACGATCGCGGGCGTGGCACTCGGGCTCGCGATGACGCCCCGCGGCGCCGCTCGCGCCCGACACGCGCTCGAGCCGTGGGTCGCCGTGGTCGTGTTGCCGCTGTTCGCGCTGACCGCCGCGCTCGTGCCCTTACCCGCGGCATCGGTGACGGAGCTGTCACCCGCGTTCTGGGGTGTCGTCGTCGCGCTTCCGCTCGGAAAACTCCTCGGCATCGCCGTGGCGACGGCCCTGGGCTCCGTGGTGCTGCGCGTTCCGCATCCGGAGCGGCTGGCGTTCGGCGACCTGCTCGCGGTCGCCGCGCTCGGCGGCATCGGCTTCACGGTCTCGTTGCTGCTGGGCGATCTCGCCTTCGCCGGGCAGCCGGACACGCGCGATCAGGCGACGCTCGGTGTGCTGGCGGGATCGTCGATCGCGCTCGTCGTCGCGGCGATGCTCGTATCGTGGCGGTCATGGCATCATCGACGCGCGCGTCCCGTTCCGGCGACGATTCCGGACATCCCATGA